A genome region from Primulina eburnea isolate SZY01 chromosome 9, ASM2296580v1, whole genome shotgun sequence includes the following:
- the LOC140840499 gene encoding LOW QUALITY PROTEIN: lysine histidine transporter 1-like (The sequence of the model RefSeq protein was modified relative to this genomic sequence to represent the inferred CDS: inserted 1 base in 1 codon), giving the protein MGTEAPADIHNQYSNHVDRRTEEEKAIDAWLPITSSRNAKWWYSAFHNVTAMVGAGVLGLPYAMSNLGWGPGVTVLVISWIVTLYTLWQMVEMHEMVPGKRFDRYHELGQHAFGEKLGLWIVVPQQLIVEVGVDIVYMVTGGKSLKKFHDLVCQDCKDIKLTYFIMIFASAHFVLSHFPNFNSISGVSLAAAVMSLSYSTIAWGAAVDKGKQPDVQYGYKAKSTAGTVLNFFAALGDVAFAYAGHNVVLEIQATIPSTPEKPSKKPMWRGVLVAYIVVALCYXPVALIGYWMYGNKIEDNILISLEKPVWLIAMANMFVVIHVIGSYQVYAMPVFDMIETALVKKLRFRPTWYLRFITRNIYVALTMFVGITFPFFGGLLSFFGGFAFAPTTYFIPCIMWLAIYKPRKFSLSWFTNWICIVLGVVLMIVAPIGGLRQIIIQAKTYKFYS; this is encoded by the exons ATGGGAACCGAAGCTCCTGCTGATATCCACAACCAATACTCCAACCAT GTGGACCGTAGAACTGAAGAAGAGAAGGCAATAGATGCATGGCTTCCAATCACCTCTTCAAGAAACGCAAAATGGTGGTACTCCGCCTTCCACAATGTTACCGCCATGGTCGGAGCTGGAGTCCTTGGTCTCCCTTACGCCATGTCCAATCTAGGATG GGGTCCTGGAGTAACAGTGTTGGTGATATCTTGGATAGTCACTCTGTACACTCTATGGCAGATGGTCGAAATGCACGAAATGGTTCCTGGGAAACGTTTTGACAGATACCATGAACTGGGACAGCATGCTTTTGGCGAGAAGCTCGGTCTCTGGATTGTGGTTCCTCAACAGTTGATTGTCGAGGTTGGAGTGGACATAGTTTACATGGTTACTGGAGGGAAATCGCTCAAGAAATTCCATGATTTGGTCTGCCAAGATTGCAAAGATATCAAGCTTACTTACTTTATCATGATATTCGCCTCTGCCCACTTTGTGCTCTCTCATTTTCCCAATTTCAATTCCATTTCCGGTGTTTCTCTGGCAGCAGCAGtcatgtccttgag TTACTCTACAATTGCTTGGGGAGCTGCGGTTGACAAGGGTAAGCAACCTGATGTACAATATGGCTACAAAGCCAAGTCAACAGCTGGTACTGTGTTGAACTTCTTCGCTGCCTTGGGAGACGTAGCTTTCGCCTATGCGGGTCACAATGTTGTGTTGGAAATTCAGGCCACCATTCCTTCTACACCTGAGAAGCCTTCAAAGAAACCTATGTGGAGGGGAGTGCTCGTCGCTTACATCGTCGTCGCCCTTTGTT TTCCTGTCGCCCTTATCGGATACTGGATGTATGGGAACAAGATAGAGGACAATATTCTTATCTCTTTGGAGAAACCTGTGTGGCTCATTGCAATGGCCAACATGTTTGTTGTGATTCATGTTATCGGAAGTTACCAG GTCTATGCGATGCCCGTTTTCGACATGATAGAAACTGCACTAGTGAAGAAGCTAAGATTCAGGCCAACTTGGTACTTGCGTTTCATCACAAGAAACATATACGTCG CGCTAACAATGTTTGTTGGAATCACCTTCCCATTCTTTGGTGGGCTTCTTTCGTTTTTCGGAGGCTTCGCTTTCGCACCGACCACATACTTC ATCCCCTGCATCATGTGGCTAGCAATTTACAAGCCAAGGAAGTTCAGCCTGTCTTGGTTTACTAATTGG ATTTGCATAGTTCTTGGTGTTGTATTGATGATTGTGGCGCCAATTGGTGGGCTACGGCAGATCATAATCCAAGCAAAGACATACAAATTCTATTCATAA